From the genome of Argentina anserina chromosome 4, drPotAnse1.1, whole genome shotgun sequence, one region includes:
- the LOC126790694 gene encoding tRNA nucleotidyltransferase cca2 isoform X1, translated as MWFLFSQRALLLEKALLLRSTFPQAFRNRVTWQARNSKGARLGAPFSVGFPFRFASKSYTTGQKGTLRGARFSGSEGASAVMTTPIVRVRDTIEPDETEEKIFERLLGTLDHYGLKTQLRVAGGWVRDKLLGHKCKDIDIALENMMGSTFVEKMRDYLLSVGEEVQGIAIIPSNPDQSKHLETARMRIFNVWVDFVNLRCEEYSDDSRIPTMQKYGTPEQDALRRDLTINSLFYNINTKSVEDWTNRGIKDLKCGKIVTPLPPKETFMEDPLRVLRAIRFGARFSFILDEQLKEAAACDEVKAALSAKISRERIGVEIDLMISGKQPVQAMTYICELKLFWVVFSLHPQCEPSEGDSDCVSYLDCTWNLIESMERSLFNDEQRRLSFYAAMFLPLRKTMYKDRKAKDVPVVNYIFRDSLKQRVSDAETVVNLHNALEKFLSLLPHLVPNGDVELAEVYLGREYVDVPFTSEDSKIRVLTGFLLREIKDFWRAALLMSTLLYPTNIVNKNFKAEVCITLFAEAEKAINNLGLDRVWDVKPLLNGKEIMDVLQLKSGGPVVSKWQQKLLAWQLAHPSGTAEECREWLKETHFSSTRSAGDTED; from the exons ATGTGGTTTTTGTTTTCGCAGAGAGCTCTGCTTCTGGAGAAAGCGCTTCTCCTCCGCTCTACATTCCCTCAG GCATTTCGAAATAGAGTTACTTGGCAAGCAAGGAACAGCAAGGGAGCAAGGCTGGGAGCTCCATTTTCTGTTGGATTTCCTTTTCGGTTTGCTTCGAAATCGTATACAACAGGGCAGAAGGGGACTCTGAGAGGGGCTAGATTTTCGGGATCAGAAGGAGCATCAGCGGTGATGACTACTCCGATTGTACGTGTGAGGGACACCATTGAACCTGATGAGACTGAAGAGAAGATCTTTGAGAGGCTGCTTGGGACGCTTGACCATTATGGACTCAAGACTCAGCTTCGAGTCGCAGGTGGATGGGTCCGTGATAAG CTTCTTGGGCACAAGTGCAAGGACATTGACATTGCTTTGGAAAATATGATGGGCAGCACATTTGTGGAGAAGATGAGAGACTACTTGTTGTCTGTGGGGGAAGAGGTTCAAGGAATTGCAATCATTCCAAG CAATCCCGATCAATCAAAACATTTGGAAACGGCCAGGATGCGCATCTTTAATGTATGGGTTGATTTTGTGAACTTACGCTGTGAAGAGTACAGTGATGATAGCCGCATTCCTACTATG CAAAAATATGGCACACCAGAACAGGATGCACTGAGAAGGGATCTAACAATAAATAG CTTATTTTACAATATCAATACCAAATCCGTTGAAGATTGGACCAATAGAG GAATTAAAGATCTAAAATGTGGGAAAATTGTGACTCCTTTACCACCAAAAGAAACTTTTATGGAGGATCCTTTACGAGTTCTTCGAGCTATCCGTTTTG GCGCAAGGTTCAGCTTCATACTTGATGAACAACTAAAGGAAGCTGCTGCTTGTGATGAAGTGAAAGCTGCTCTATCAGCTAAAATTAGCAGAGAGAGAATTGGAGTTGAA ATTGATCTTATGATCTCTGGAAAGCAGCCGGTCCAAGCTATGACCTATATATGTGAGTTGAAGTTATTTTGGGTTGTCTTCAGTCTTCATCCACAATGTGAGCCATCAGAAGGTGACAG TGATTGTGTCTCGTACTTGGATTGTACATGGAATCTTATTGAATCTATGGAGCGATCTCTCTTCAAT gATGAGCAAAGAAGGCTTTCCTTTTATGCTGCAATGTTCCTTCCACTTAGGAAGACCATGTATAAAGACAGGAAAGCAAAAGAT GTTCCTGTagtgaattatattttcagagACTCCCTTAAGCAAAGAGTCAGCGATGCTGAAACT GTTGTTAATTTACACAATGCATTGGAGAAGTTTTTGTCTTTGCTTCCTCACCTTGTACCAAATGGTGATGTAGAACTCGCTGAAGTTTATTTAGGAAGAGAATATGTTGACGTCCCTTTTACTTCAGAAGATTCAAAAATCAGGGTATTAACAG GGTTTCTTTTACGAGAAATTAAGGATTTTTGGCGAGCTGCTTTGCTGATGTCTACGCTGTTATATCCCACTAACATTGTAAACAAGAACTTCAAGGCAGAAGTTTGCATAACTTTGTTTGCAGAAGCTGAAAAGGCCATAAATAATCTAG GTCTAGATAGAGTGTGGGATGTAAAGCCATTACTTAATGGAAAGGAGATCATGGACGTATTGCAGCTTAAATCTGGGGGACCAGTTGTCAGTAAATGG CAACAGAAGCTACTTGCATGGCAGCTTGCACATCCTTCGGGGACTGCAGAGGAATGCCGCGAGTGgctgaaggaaacacactttTCAAGTACTAGATCAGCTGGAGATACGGAGGATTGA
- the LOC126790694 gene encoding tRNA nucleotidyltransferase cca2 isoform X2 → MTTPIVRVRDTIEPDETEEKIFERLLGTLDHYGLKTQLRVAGGWVRDKLLGHKCKDIDIALENMMGSTFVEKMRDYLLSVGEEVQGIAIIPSNPDQSKHLETARMRIFNVWVDFVNLRCEEYSDDSRIPTMQKYGTPEQDALRRDLTINSLFYNINTKSVEDWTNRGIKDLKCGKIVTPLPPKETFMEDPLRVLRAIRFGARFSFILDEQLKEAAACDEVKAALSAKISRERIGVEIDLMISGKQPVQAMTYICELKLFWVVFSLHPQCEPSEGDSDCVSYLDCTWNLIESMERSLFNDEQRRLSFYAAMFLPLRKTMYKDRKAKDVPVVNYIFRDSLKQRVSDAETVVNLHNALEKFLSLLPHLVPNGDVELAEVYLGREYVDVPFTSEDSKIRVLTGFLLREIKDFWRAALLMSTLLYPTNIVNKNFKAEVCITLFAEAEKAINNLGLDRVWDVKPLLNGKEIMDVLQLKSGGPVVSKWQQKLLAWQLAHPSGTAEECREWLKETHFSSTRSAGDTED, encoded by the exons ATGACTACTCCGATTGTACGTGTGAGGGACACCATTGAACCTGATGAGACTGAAGAGAAGATCTTTGAGAGGCTGCTTGGGACGCTTGACCATTATGGACTCAAGACTCAGCTTCGAGTCGCAGGTGGATGGGTCCGTGATAAG CTTCTTGGGCACAAGTGCAAGGACATTGACATTGCTTTGGAAAATATGATGGGCAGCACATTTGTGGAGAAGATGAGAGACTACTTGTTGTCTGTGGGGGAAGAGGTTCAAGGAATTGCAATCATTCCAAG CAATCCCGATCAATCAAAACATTTGGAAACGGCCAGGATGCGCATCTTTAATGTATGGGTTGATTTTGTGAACTTACGCTGTGAAGAGTACAGTGATGATAGCCGCATTCCTACTATG CAAAAATATGGCACACCAGAACAGGATGCACTGAGAAGGGATCTAACAATAAATAG CTTATTTTACAATATCAATACCAAATCCGTTGAAGATTGGACCAATAGAG GAATTAAAGATCTAAAATGTGGGAAAATTGTGACTCCTTTACCACCAAAAGAAACTTTTATGGAGGATCCTTTACGAGTTCTTCGAGCTATCCGTTTTG GCGCAAGGTTCAGCTTCATACTTGATGAACAACTAAAGGAAGCTGCTGCTTGTGATGAAGTGAAAGCTGCTCTATCAGCTAAAATTAGCAGAGAGAGAATTGGAGTTGAA ATTGATCTTATGATCTCTGGAAAGCAGCCGGTCCAAGCTATGACCTATATATGTGAGTTGAAGTTATTTTGGGTTGTCTTCAGTCTTCATCCACAATGTGAGCCATCAGAAGGTGACAG TGATTGTGTCTCGTACTTGGATTGTACATGGAATCTTATTGAATCTATGGAGCGATCTCTCTTCAAT gATGAGCAAAGAAGGCTTTCCTTTTATGCTGCAATGTTCCTTCCACTTAGGAAGACCATGTATAAAGACAGGAAAGCAAAAGAT GTTCCTGTagtgaattatattttcagagACTCCCTTAAGCAAAGAGTCAGCGATGCTGAAACT GTTGTTAATTTACACAATGCATTGGAGAAGTTTTTGTCTTTGCTTCCTCACCTTGTACCAAATGGTGATGTAGAACTCGCTGAAGTTTATTTAGGAAGAGAATATGTTGACGTCCCTTTTACTTCAGAAGATTCAAAAATCAGGGTATTAACAG GGTTTCTTTTACGAGAAATTAAGGATTTTTGGCGAGCTGCTTTGCTGATGTCTACGCTGTTATATCCCACTAACATTGTAAACAAGAACTTCAAGGCAGAAGTTTGCATAACTTTGTTTGCAGAAGCTGAAAAGGCCATAAATAATCTAG GTCTAGATAGAGTGTGGGATGTAAAGCCATTACTTAATGGAAAGGAGATCATGGACGTATTGCAGCTTAAATCTGGGGGACCAGTTGTCAGTAAATGG CAACAGAAGCTACTTGCATGGCAGCTTGCACATCCTTCGGGGACTGCAGAGGAATGCCGCGAGTGgctgaaggaaacacactttTCAAGTACTAGATCAGCTGGAGATACGGAGGATTGA
- the LOC126790475 gene encoding probable RNA-dependent RNA polymerase 1 isoform X1 codes for MEPGSKVLEELVILNFGCKISEDKFLVLWKKPNVSVTFEMELKSLHFCFSYDGFDYKLELQYDTIYRIELRCPRGQLQKFLLIQLRGAPRIYKKDATSFSNNHWVRDVDFTPSCCIGQSSSICLELPLRCALPVLRKSFVNYKENKGHFLLKEGRTFSGHSALVPVLAPPKGIDLPYRILFKINLLVQHGRIPGPALNVNFYQLVDPTRRRIEYIHFALDKLVNYKGCCYEPARWLFNTYETCKQIPMSPSISLDDGFVLVHRVQITPVKVYFCGPEVNLSNRVLRNFHEDIDNFLRVSFVDEDLGKMHAEDLYTQTSFTGEERKTRVYERILSTLRDGIVIGDKKFEFLAFSKSQLREHSVWMFASRRGLNAQGIRDWMGDFSRIKNVAKYAIRLGQSFSSSWEAFSVGLDEFEVIPDVEIERQGIQYCFSDGIGKISAEFAERVARKCGIRYTPSAFQIRYGGYKGVVAVDPTSSKKLSLRKSMLKFESGNTKLDVLAWSKYQPYFLNRQVITLLSTLGVKDHVFEKKQTQVLNQLEGILADPLKAQEALRLMFQGEATNMLYEMLMVYKPNEEPFLSFMLRSLCASKLAQLRKRTRIFIQHGRSLKGCLDETGTLEYGQVFVQCSHRDIFSGGTTSTATNHGSFTIEAAVVVAKNPCLHPGDVRVFLAVDVPALHHMVDCVVFPQKGNRPHPNECSGSDLDGDDYFVSWDRDLIPPRQVEPMDYTPEPTVEIDHNVTVEEVEESFTDFIRNFKLGVISNAHLIFADRKRKKAMSVECIELAKLHSRAVDSPKTGVSVKVPSKLRAHIYPDFMDKTHKQTYESKRVIGKLFRQVKDLKLGSHSQHSFKSFTREVAKKFYDPDMEIDGFKDYINDAISYKSEYDYKLGTLMDYYGIKTEAEILSGSISNVSKFFNQRKDMESINYAVRSLKKEARKWFIEKPNSDDQLDIEDDIGMYAAKASAWYHVTYHHRYWGCYNKGMTREHFLSFPWCVFDVLVLIKRYKKSNP; via the exons ATGGAACCAGGATCAAAAGTATTGGAGGAACTTGTGATACTAAACTTTGGATGCAAGATATCAGAGGACAAATTTTTGGTGCTTTGGAAAAAACCAAATGTTTCTGTGACATTTGAGATGGAACTGAAAAGTCTGCACTTTTGTTTCTCTTATGATGGTTTCGACTACAAGCTTGAGCTCCAATATGACACTATTTACCGGATTGAACTGCGTTGTCCCCGTGGTCAGCTTCAAAAGTTTCTTCTCATCCAG TTACGTGGTGCCCCTCGAATCTATAAGAAAGATGCAACTTCGTTTTCTAACAACCACTGGGTTCGAGATGTGGATTTCACTCCATCATGCTGCATCGGACAATCCTCGTCTATATGTTTGGAGCTTCCATTGAGGTGTGCACTTCCAGTCCTTCGCAAGAGTTTTGTTAACTATAAAGAGAATAAAGGACACTTTCTACTGAAGGAAGGTCGCACATTTTCCGGCCATTCAGCTCTTGTTCCTGTTCTGGCTCCACCCAAAGGCATCGACTTGCCATACAGAATCTTGTTCAAGATAAATTTGTTGGTTCAACATGGTCGTATTCCCGGTCCAGCTCTTAATGTCAACTTTTATCAGCTAGTAGATCCTACTAGAAGAAGAATTGAGTACATACATTTTGCCTTGGACAAACTGGTCAACTATAAGGGGTGTTGTTACGAACCTGCAAGGTGGCTTTTTAACACGTACGAGACATGCAAACAGATTCCTATGTCACCGTCTATATCTTTAGATGATGGATTTGTGCTTGTACACAGGGTTCAGATTACACCAGTTAAAGTATACTTCTGTGGTCCAGAGGTCAATCTCTCCAATCGTGTTTTGCGAAATTTTCATGAAGATATCGACAATTTTCTTCGTGTATCCTTTGTCGATGAGGACTTGGGAAAGATGCATGCTGAAGATTTGTATACGCAGACAAGTTTCACAGGAGAGGAAAGGAAAACTAGAGTATATGAAAGGATACTTTCTACTCTACGGGATGGTATAGTGATTGGTGAtaagaaatttgagtttctagCATTTTCAAAGAGTCAATTACGAGAGCATTCGGTATGGATGTTTGCTTCCAGAAGGGGCCTTAATGCCCAAGGAATTAGAGACTGGATGGGAGATTTTAGTCGCATAAAAAATGTGGCTAAATATGCAATCAGGCTTGGTCAGTCTTTCAGCTCATCTTGGGAGGCTTTTAGTGTTGGTTTAGATGAATTTGAAGTAATTCCTGATGTAGAAATTGAAAGGCAGGGAATCCAATATTGCTTCTCTGATGGAATCGGGAAGATATCTGCTGAATTTGCTGAAAGAGTGGCACGAAAATGTGGGATACGTTATACTCCATCTGCCTTCCAAATCCGCTATGGTGGCTACAAAGGTGTTGTCGCGGTCGATCCAACATCGTCAAAGAAGCTGTCACTGAGAAAGAGCATGCTCAAGTTCGAATCAGGCAACACAAAGTTAGATGTCCTGGCATGGAGCAAGTACCAGCCTTATTTCCTAAATCGTCAAGTGATTACCCTTTTGTCCACCCTCGGAGTTAAGGATCATGTTTTTGAGAAGAAGCAAACGCAGGTACTGAATCAATTAGAGGGAATCCTAGCTGATCCATTAAAGGCACAAGAGGCCTTGCGATTGATGTTCCAAGGAGAGGCAACCAACATGTTGTATGAAATGTTAATGGTTTATAAGCCAAACGAAGAGCCATTTCTCTCATTTATGCTACGATCATTATGTGCATCAAAACTTGCACAACTACGAAAAAGAACACGAATTTTTATTCAACATGGAAGATCACTAAAAGGATGTCTAGATGAAACCGGGACATTGGAATATGGTCAGGTATTTGTGCAATGTTCTCACCGTGATATCTTCAGCGGCGGCACTACTTCAACCGCTACAAACCATGGCAGTTTTACTATAGAGGCTGCAGTGGTTGTTGCTAAGAACCCATGTTTACATCCGGGAGATGTGCGTGTCTTTTTGGCCGTGGACGTGCCGGCGTTACACCACATGGTGGATTGTGTTGTGTTCCCCCAAAAAGGAAATAG GCCTCATCCTAATGAGTGCTCAGGCAGCGACTTAGATGGAGATGATTACTTTGTGAGTTGGGATCGTGACCTGATTCCACCGAGGCAAGTTGAACCCATGGACTATACCCCAGAACCAACTGTGGAAATTGATCATAATGTTACAGTGGAG GAAGTTGAGGAGTCTTTCACCGATTTCATAAGGAATTTCAAGTTGGGAGTCATTTCAAATGCACATCTCATCTTTGCAGACAGAAAACGAAAGAAGGCTATGAGTGTTGAATGCATTGAACTCGCCAAGCTCCACTCACGCGCCGTTGATTCTCCTAAGACTGGTGTATCAGTGAAAGTGCCGAGTAAACTCCGTGCCCATATCTACCCAGATTTCATGGATAAGACTCACAAGCAAACCTACGAGTCCAAGCGTGTGATCGGGAAGCTTTTCCGACAGGTGAAAGATTTAAAGCTAGGATCACATTCACAACACTCTTTTAAGTCCTTCACTAGGGAAGTGGCGAAGAAGTTTTATGATCCTGATATGGAGATAGATGGATTTAAAGATTACATCAATGATGCCATCAGCTATAAAAGTGAGTATGACTACAAGCTGGGAACCCTGATGGACTATTATGGTATCAAAACTGAAGCTGAAATACTGAGTGGAAGTATCAGCAATGTGTCAAAGTTTTTCAACCAGAGAAAGGACATGGAGTCAATCAACTACGCCGTGAGGTCATTGAAGAAAGAGGCAAGGAAGTGGTTCATTGAGAAGCCTAATAGTGATGATCAATTGGATATCGAAGATGACATTGGTATGTATGCAGCAAAAGCATCAGCCTGGTACCATGTCACATATCATCATCGTTACTGGGGTTGCTACAATAAGGGTATGACAAGAGAACATTTCCTGAGTTTTCCATGGTGTGTTTTCGACGTGCTCGTCCTCATCAAGAGGTATAAAAAAAGTAATCCATGA
- the LOC126790475 gene encoding probable RNA-dependent RNA polymerase 1 isoform X2 gives MEPGSKVLEELVILNFGCKISEDKFLVLWKKPNVSVTFEMELKSLHFCFSYDGFDYKLELQYDTIYRIELRCPRGQLQKFLLIQLRGAPRIYKKDATSFSNNHWVRDVDFTPSCCIGQSSSICLELPLRCALPVLRKSFVNYKENKGHFLLKEGRTFSGHSALVPVLAPPKGIDLPYRILFKINLLVQHGRIPGPALNVNFYQLVDPTRRRIEYIHFALDKLVNYKGCCYEPARVQITPVKVYFCGPEVNLSNRVLRNFHEDIDNFLRVSFVDEDLGKMHAEDLYTQTSFTGEERKTRVYERILSTLRDGIVIGDKKFEFLAFSKSQLREHSVWMFASRRGLNAQGIRDWMGDFSRIKNVAKYAIRLGQSFSSSWEAFSVGLDEFEVIPDVEIERQGIQYCFSDGIGKISAEFAERVARKCGIRYTPSAFQIRYGGYKGVVAVDPTSSKKLSLRKSMLKFESGNTKLDVLAWSKYQPYFLNRQVITLLSTLGVKDHVFEKKQTQVLNQLEGILADPLKAQEALRLMFQGEATNMLYEMLMVYKPNEEPFLSFMLRSLCASKLAQLRKRTRIFIQHGRSLKGCLDETGTLEYGQVFVQCSHRDIFSGGTTSTATNHGSFTIEAAVVVAKNPCLHPGDVRVFLAVDVPALHHMVDCVVFPQKGNRPHPNECSGSDLDGDDYFVSWDRDLIPPRQVEPMDYTPEPTVEIDHNVTVEEVEESFTDFIRNFKLGVISNAHLIFADRKRKKAMSVECIELAKLHSRAVDSPKTGVSVKVPSKLRAHIYPDFMDKTHKQTYESKRVIGKLFRQVKDLKLGSHSQHSFKSFTREVAKKFYDPDMEIDGFKDYINDAISYKSEYDYKLGTLMDYYGIKTEAEILSGSISNVSKFFNQRKDMESINYAVRSLKKEARKWFIEKPNSDDQLDIEDDIGMYAAKASAWYHVTYHHRYWGCYNKGMTREHFLSFPWCVFDVLVLIKRYKKSNP, from the exons ATGGAACCAGGATCAAAAGTATTGGAGGAACTTGTGATACTAAACTTTGGATGCAAGATATCAGAGGACAAATTTTTGGTGCTTTGGAAAAAACCAAATGTTTCTGTGACATTTGAGATGGAACTGAAAAGTCTGCACTTTTGTTTCTCTTATGATGGTTTCGACTACAAGCTTGAGCTCCAATATGACACTATTTACCGGATTGAACTGCGTTGTCCCCGTGGTCAGCTTCAAAAGTTTCTTCTCATCCAG TTACGTGGTGCCCCTCGAATCTATAAGAAAGATGCAACTTCGTTTTCTAACAACCACTGGGTTCGAGATGTGGATTTCACTCCATCATGCTGCATCGGACAATCCTCGTCTATATGTTTGGAGCTTCCATTGAGGTGTGCACTTCCAGTCCTTCGCAAGAGTTTTGTTAACTATAAAGAGAATAAAGGACACTTTCTACTGAAGGAAGGTCGCACATTTTCCGGCCATTCAGCTCTTGTTCCTGTTCTGGCTCCACCCAAAGGCATCGACTTGCCATACAGAATCTTGTTCAAGATAAATTTGTTGGTTCAACATGGTCGTATTCCCGGTCCAGCTCTTAATGTCAACTTTTATCAGCTAGTAGATCCTACTAGAAGAAGAATTGAGTACATACATTTTGCCTTGGACAAACTGGTCAACTATAAGGGGTGTTGTTACGAACCTGCAAG GGTTCAGATTACACCAGTTAAAGTATACTTCTGTGGTCCAGAGGTCAATCTCTCCAATCGTGTTTTGCGAAATTTTCATGAAGATATCGACAATTTTCTTCGTGTATCCTTTGTCGATGAGGACTTGGGAAAGATGCATGCTGAAGATTTGTATACGCAGACAAGTTTCACAGGAGAGGAAAGGAAAACTAGAGTATATGAAAGGATACTTTCTACTCTACGGGATGGTATAGTGATTGGTGAtaagaaatttgagtttctagCATTTTCAAAGAGTCAATTACGAGAGCATTCGGTATGGATGTTTGCTTCCAGAAGGGGCCTTAATGCCCAAGGAATTAGAGACTGGATGGGAGATTTTAGTCGCATAAAAAATGTGGCTAAATATGCAATCAGGCTTGGTCAGTCTTTCAGCTCATCTTGGGAGGCTTTTAGTGTTGGTTTAGATGAATTTGAAGTAATTCCTGATGTAGAAATTGAAAGGCAGGGAATCCAATATTGCTTCTCTGATGGAATCGGGAAGATATCTGCTGAATTTGCTGAAAGAGTGGCACGAAAATGTGGGATACGTTATACTCCATCTGCCTTCCAAATCCGCTATGGTGGCTACAAAGGTGTTGTCGCGGTCGATCCAACATCGTCAAAGAAGCTGTCACTGAGAAAGAGCATGCTCAAGTTCGAATCAGGCAACACAAAGTTAGATGTCCTGGCATGGAGCAAGTACCAGCCTTATTTCCTAAATCGTCAAGTGATTACCCTTTTGTCCACCCTCGGAGTTAAGGATCATGTTTTTGAGAAGAAGCAAACGCAGGTACTGAATCAATTAGAGGGAATCCTAGCTGATCCATTAAAGGCACAAGAGGCCTTGCGATTGATGTTCCAAGGAGAGGCAACCAACATGTTGTATGAAATGTTAATGGTTTATAAGCCAAACGAAGAGCCATTTCTCTCATTTATGCTACGATCATTATGTGCATCAAAACTTGCACAACTACGAAAAAGAACACGAATTTTTATTCAACATGGAAGATCACTAAAAGGATGTCTAGATGAAACCGGGACATTGGAATATGGTCAGGTATTTGTGCAATGTTCTCACCGTGATATCTTCAGCGGCGGCACTACTTCAACCGCTACAAACCATGGCAGTTTTACTATAGAGGCTGCAGTGGTTGTTGCTAAGAACCCATGTTTACATCCGGGAGATGTGCGTGTCTTTTTGGCCGTGGACGTGCCGGCGTTACACCACATGGTGGATTGTGTTGTGTTCCCCCAAAAAGGAAATAG GCCTCATCCTAATGAGTGCTCAGGCAGCGACTTAGATGGAGATGATTACTTTGTGAGTTGGGATCGTGACCTGATTCCACCGAGGCAAGTTGAACCCATGGACTATACCCCAGAACCAACTGTGGAAATTGATCATAATGTTACAGTGGAG GAAGTTGAGGAGTCTTTCACCGATTTCATAAGGAATTTCAAGTTGGGAGTCATTTCAAATGCACATCTCATCTTTGCAGACAGAAAACGAAAGAAGGCTATGAGTGTTGAATGCATTGAACTCGCCAAGCTCCACTCACGCGCCGTTGATTCTCCTAAGACTGGTGTATCAGTGAAAGTGCCGAGTAAACTCCGTGCCCATATCTACCCAGATTTCATGGATAAGACTCACAAGCAAACCTACGAGTCCAAGCGTGTGATCGGGAAGCTTTTCCGACAGGTGAAAGATTTAAAGCTAGGATCACATTCACAACACTCTTTTAAGTCCTTCACTAGGGAAGTGGCGAAGAAGTTTTATGATCCTGATATGGAGATAGATGGATTTAAAGATTACATCAATGATGCCATCAGCTATAAAAGTGAGTATGACTACAAGCTGGGAACCCTGATGGACTATTATGGTATCAAAACTGAAGCTGAAATACTGAGTGGAAGTATCAGCAATGTGTCAAAGTTTTTCAACCAGAGAAAGGACATGGAGTCAATCAACTACGCCGTGAGGTCATTGAAGAAAGAGGCAAGGAAGTGGTTCATTGAGAAGCCTAATAGTGATGATCAATTGGATATCGAAGATGACATTGGTATGTATGCAGCAAAAGCATCAGCCTGGTACCATGTCACATATCATCATCGTTACTGGGGTTGCTACAATAAGGGTATGACAAGAGAACATTTCCTGAGTTTTCCATGGTGTGTTTTCGACGTGCTCGTCCTCATCAAGAGGTATAAAAAAAGTAATCCATGA